In Thermothelomyces thermophilus ATCC 42464 chromosome 5, complete sequence, the sequence tttcttccttccCTCACCGCGGTACTTCACCACCGCAATTTGATCCATAATCATGGCTCCCGCAACCGCCTCGAGCGTCCCAACGGCCAACAAGCCCTTCCTCAGGAGGAATGTGACCTCGGCCACTCTCGACTCGGACTCAAGTACCGCCGTCTCACCGACTGACTCGCCCCGCCAGTCACCCTCTACCACTTCGCTTTCCTCGCTGGCATCCGACGAAGTCCCGCCCTCCAAGAAGTACGGCAAGCTCATCGACACGTACGGGAACGAGTTTGAGGTGCCCGACTTCACCATCAAGGACATCAGAGATGCCATTCCCAAGCACTGCTACGAGCGGTCGGCCGTCCGCAGTCTTGGCTATGTTGCCCGCGACATGTTGTATCTCGCCACGACCTTCTATGTCTGGAACAAGTTCGTGACGCCCGAGTACATCCCGTACCAGCCGCTGCGTTTCGTGCTGTGGGGCGTGTATACCTTCCTCCAGGGTCTCTTCGGCACCGGTCTCTGGGTCCTTGCCCATGAGTGTGGCCACGGTGCCTTCTCTCCCTCGCAGAAGCTTAACAACTTTGTCGGCTGGATCCTGCACTCTGCTCTGCTTGTGCCCTATTTCAGCTGGCAAATTAGCCACAGCAAGCATCACAAAGCCACTGGAAACATGGAGCGCGACATGGTGTTCGTCCCCCGGACCCGGGAGCAGCACGCCACTCGTATCGGCCGCCTGGCCCATGAGCTATCAGAGTTGACAGAGGAGACGCCGATCCACACCTTCCTGCATCTGCTTGGCCAGCAGCTTGTCGGTTGGTGGAACTACCTCCTGACCAATGTCACGGGCCACGACAACCACGAGAGGCAGAGGGAGGGTCGCGGCAAGGGAAAGAGGAACGGCTGGGGTGGCGGTGTCAACCACTTCGATCCCCGCAGTCCGTTGTATGAGAACAAGGACATCCCTTACATCCTTCTGAGCGACCTCGGCCTGATCATCACCATCTCGGTCCTCGTCTATCTTGGCAAGACATTTGGCTGGTTTAACATGTTTGTGTGGTACTTCCTACCCTATCTCTGGGTTAACCACTGGCTCGGTAAGTGGAATACATCTCAAATCAGGTGTGAGAAGAGACTGGAGAAGCTAACAAGAAAATCTTAGTCGCCATCACCTACCTTCAGCACACCGACCCCTCGCTTCCCCACTACACTGAGAGCGAATGGAACTTTGTCCGCGGCGCCGCTGCCACTATCGACCGCGAATTTGGCTTTATCGGCCGCCACCTTCTGCACGGCATCATTGAGACGCACGTCCTGCACCATTATGTTAGCACAATTCCTTTTTACAACGCCGACGAAGCCACCGAGGCTATCAAGCCCGTCATGGGCCGGCACTACCGTGCCGACACTCGCGATGGCCCTGTGGGCTTCCTTAAGGCCATGTGGAAGAGCGCTCGTATGTGCCAGTGGGTTGAGCCAACTGAGGGCGCCGAGGGTCCCGCCAAGGGCATTCTGTTCTTCCGCAACCACAATGGGCTGGGCACCGCGCCTGCTAAGATGAAGCCCGTTTCACAGTAGGCGTCGACAGGTGATAAGCGATGGTGGTCCTTGTGAAGGCGGGAACAGTGAGCAGATCTTGTCTCTACCCTAGCAAGTGCTTCCACTGGCCGGCTGTCTCGCTTCGGGGGCTTGAGCTCTGGAGCTAGCCCCACTACAATGTTGATAGCTCACTGTTTCACGGAGTTTTGATATGACTTAAAAGGAAGTTGTTCTGTTCCCGCTTTGTTCATTATCGGATTGCTCTGGGACGGCCCGGAATCGAAAGCATTATTGGTTACCATGTCAAGACCACGGAGAGGCCAGGCGTCGCATGGAGAGATAAATCATAGAATTGCATTTAATGGAAAAATGCTTTCCGAGCACAACAGGTTTCACTCTTTGTAAGGTTGTATCGTATAGCGCGGAAGGGTAGTTCAAGAGATAAATGCCAAGCAAGAAGGGGGTCAGACGAAGCATGACAACGGTCTAGCCTTTACCGCCTAATTATATCATTTTAAGCATTTCTGGCTTAGTTTCGATAGTCTCATGATTGCTTGCGTAGGGCAAAATCGAGAGGATGGCCCAGCTAAACATCTTCAATCTGACGCATTCTCTAGCGTGCGCACTACCAAACTGGGTTGAACATGATGTTGCAGGTTCagttactattaatagctgcTCTGTTGAGAACTTGCCAATTATTTAGGCGTTGGCACACGGCCTACTCCCGAGATGCTTCGTGGGCTGAGCGCAAGGAGTTCCATCTCTTGAACTTGGGCCGAACAGCGCCTCAAGACTGTCTTCACTGATAAGTATCTTAAAATGCGACACCTGTATCGCATATCAAAGATGAGTTTTCGTCCTGCCTATGTGTCGCGATCGCGGATGCCTAGGCAATAATTACGTAGCACTCGGTTGCCACCCAACTTACTCTTTTATGTCTCTTGCGCAGATATGCCACATGCCTCGGTGTCCATGCAGATCATAGTCTGGGTGATAAACTCCTGGGGACTTGGAGAGGTTTGCGGGGACGGCGCCTTTCGCAAAGCAGGCTTGAGTGCCATTCTAACCAGCGAGGTACGAAGGTAGGAGACGGCAAGACCAGTTGCGCAGTTCGGACCTCCAGTATCAATCAAGAAGGAATGGGACTCCTCACCGGAGTAGCGCTGACGCTTTGGAACACATGGAGTGCTCTGCTTTGTAGGTGCCCATCGATGGGTTCACCTCTCGAGCACTCATTCAACAGTATGTCGGCCATGGGCTAGTTCTGAAATGACGGGGAAAATCAAGGGGCTACCGCAAAACACCTGTCGTACCTCTGAAATGAGAACACAATTTCCCTCTTTATAGGTTATGGAATATCCGTTCTGATACAAGCTGCTTGGTCGTAGGAGAGTTCCGGCGCTTGCTCAAGCCACGACCGAGTAAGGCGGTTAGTCTCCACCACCCCGAGGTGAAGCAGCAATGCCGCCCGCACATTTGAGGATCCCCCAGTCGTTGGCGATGCCTTCGTCTGGTGTGTCGGGCTGGCGCGTTAGCATTCGAAGACAAGATGGCGGGAAACAGCGGTAGCGCAGAAGCCATACCCAGGTTGAGAGTCGACCGGAcggggccgcggccgcccacCAACGGCTCGCAGGAGCAAGTGAGAAGGTGCTCTACTTTGCCCGTCGGCGTGTATATTGTACAATCGGTACAGTAGTTGGAAAACTTGCCACTGGGAGCGCGAACAACGTTAACATCATCTCTAATTACACTCTCTGCACACGTCTCAGCTGTATCGCAGGATCTGGGCTTACTACACCTCCCACCGCATGCGGCCGCTAGTCTGGTCTAGGCCGATGCACATGGTTAGGTCAAGTTCGTTGGCCGACTCTGTGTAGGTGCCATCGTCTTCCGGGTGGCAGCAAGTGGCGCCGAGGAAGAAACTGCGAACAAGGCCAACGCCAGTGCAGCTGCGCGAGAAGTTGCCGAAGGCGCTGGAAGCGGCTACGGTCGCGAAGATGGACGCCACCCAGACGAAGAGAGAAAAGGGAAAGCGCATGTTGCCGGGGACGGAATTATGGAGCGAGCGGTCTGTTATCGTTGGAGGCGAGTTCAAGGTTGCGAAAGTCGGCTTCCCGGGAGCTTCGAGGTAATGGAATATAGTGCCTTAGAATTCGTCGATCCATTGATACTGGCGAGTAGTTACCCAGATGTTGTTCATTTGAGCAGGCGGCCAGTCGCACTGATCTCACTGGGAGGTTGGTCTTTCCTAGCATGGCCAAGCTTCTTCAGATGAAAGAGTTGACGGCTGTAACTCAGGCAACAACTGTAGACTCGCCCGCGGCAAAAGTTCATTCCACGGATCATTACCACTTCGGCTTCTGGTCGGCTCTTGCTCATGGCGTAGGCGTAATTAGATGCCACTTGACATGTAGTTTGCAATTTCTAATTACTCTGGACGCTTCTAACAGCAGGGAATGGCACTGGCCTTATTCCACACCAGGAGGATTGTAGTGCAAGCTCTTTCAATCGGAGTCGTAtactaatagttattacATTATGTTCAGGTTGCAGCTCCCTCTTTTTCGCGGAGTGTGACAAAAGGCTCTAATCACGGAGAAGGCATCATGTCCTCGACAAGTACCCTCGTCCCTTGCGTCTTCAGATAATACAGCAGAGGAACCTCGCTGAGATAATCGACCACGAAATCTTGGTGTAACCTTAGAGCTTGACTGACGCCTCGCAGAGAGTCAGTTTCCGAAGTGGACTAGTAATTAATGTAAGGTTGTTGAACAGGGCAAGCCAATCGCCCCTTCTTTTTCTCATCGATTTCAACCTTGAGACGGAATGGGGAAGAAAGAAGTCCTCAACAACGAGACGGGTTCAAGGGTTAGAAAGCTCCCACTGGAATATTCGTTTTTAGCCTTGGACAAATGCAGGAGTAAACATGAGAGGACTGGTAGAGAACAGAGTCTTCTAGTCTTGGGATTGGTCCATCGGGGTAAGTTACACCGAGCTGGCGATTGCATTGTATTCCAATGGTTGTTGCCTGAGTCACCGCTCTTCGGAGCGCGtactgtgtagtgtagtgtaacCATAGTGTAGAGGCTAGAATACTGAGTCATCCGATGCAGTATGGAtaacggagtacggagtagttacggaagtatagtGTAGAGAGATTCCAGGCTTTCCCGGTTCACAAGGGTAGACCGATCGCCAGCTCCATGCGCATCTCCCGGAGAGAGGCAGTGACTGCATGGGATTCCAACATACAGAGCGAATAGATGCCTCAATAAAAGCTACATGACACTACTATGTAGTGTACGAGAGGAAAAGCTTAACTAGTTAATCTCTTGTCTGCGTGGCGTGGAAAACTTCTGTTTCGAGATGTTAGTGTAATCGCGGGACGGAATTAGCCGTGGCGTGAGATTGTAATTCCAGAGCTTTTCCGCAATCGAGATTGCTGGTGCCCCTCGTCATTTCCGCGCCCCTGCCAAGCTTGTGGCTTGGTGGGGCAACTTCCTGCATTGGTTCCCTCAGCGGACAAAAAAGTCAAGACATGAAACTGAACTGTCCAGATTATCCGTACTTCCCTGCCTTCTATTCTAACTACCTCCTTCCAGCTCCTCGAGGATGGATGCGCGGATGTCATCAAGCGGCTGGGTTGGAGTGTGGAATCCGAATTTTCGACATGAGATAAGGTTTTGAGATCACCTCGCCAGTTTGAGACATTTTAGATACGCTGTTGACGTAGTGTACACAGCACACTCGTGACAATGCATAACTCCGCAGTAACACCGCACTCAGCGATTGGGCCCCACGTCTGACGACGCTGCAGCGTCGCTGTTTTGTCCCATGCAAGCCGCCGTTTCCACGGTCTTAACGTTGTTCATGGATGTATTAAAAACCGACCGGCCTTCTCCTGGAGCTGTTGTGCTCTGGGAGTTGACCCGATTTTCAGGCCCTTTCTTTGGgggtgggggaggggggggtaAGTTGTGTGCAGTAGGGGGAGCCTTGAAGTCGGGCGGCGCCAACTGGTTTCAGAGGTCTCAGAATGGATGGCCAGCATGGATTGACCCCGACCCTGTAAGCGACTTCCCATTCACAACAGCGCCAACAACCCCAATCCTCCGCAGATGGCCTTGTATTAGTGAGATCTAGTGTACCCTAGTGTAcattacactacactacgctAGTGTACGAATTACGTAGAACGGGTGGTGGCATGGCGGAGAGAGGGACTGCATTGGGTTTTCTGTTCGTTGCCCGCGTTTGTTGGGTTGGTTTACCTGCACGGCCCGGCTCCCAAGTTTAGCCAACCTGCTCCACCAGCCACCTTCGAGGAGAAGGTTGCTCTGCCGATCCCCTAGGGGCCCAAGGGTCAGAGCTTGTGAACAAATCGATTACTATGTAAAGAACAACACATGGGCTCTCGCACATTGATAATCCGATGCCATCAGAATAGTCTTCACTTCCCATGTCGACAATCCGGACAGAGGATCCGAAAAGTGGCCCGAGACCCTGGtagttactccgtactgcTGTTAACTTGTTAGGTAGGTATGTTGGCAGGGAGCTGTGCCTCTGATATCACCATTTGGTTCCCAGTCCTCCGTAGATAACCTGTGCCCTGATTTTgcatctttttttttttgggttttggggggaagggggggggtgggCCTTCGATAGGTCCAGACTTGCAGCCATCCTCCGCTCTGAATTTCCGTTCCGCACTTCCATCCCCCTCTCGCTCGCTTGCTCCGTGTCGCGCGCTAGCCTCTTTTTGTAATTTGCTCCCTCTCGAGTCGGTTTTTCCTGTTGATTCTCGCAATACTGGGCGCCATTACGCCTTTCAAGTCCCTTTTCTTGCACATAACATCATCCTGTCGGCAGTCACTCGTTCGCCGTCTCTTACGCCAACCCTTGGGCCGCGAAGACGCCCACATCCCTACATTCGTTACTCCGTACATCCGCTGCAATTCATTCGACTTTCGTTTCGACTTTCGTTCCCCAGCGCCCATCAAAAAACCTTTTCGATTTAACGAGAAACAACCTACCTGACGACCTTTCCAATCGCTCGACCACGTTTGCAGCTCTTCATAGACCCCGGTGCTGTTGTTGCGCCGTCCGTTTCGTTTCGTCCAGTTGTCGCAACGCGGCCCCTTAACGTTATTTCCTTACTCCGGACCCGATTTCTTGACCAGCCGCCCTTGTAAGACGCGCGCTTTGGCACCCAGGGGCTAGGCGCTCACATTTCGTGTGATCGTCTCAAGCCACCGAACATCTCACCTCACCGCACATCCGGGACAAGCAGAGGCAACCGCATCGACTACCGTCCTCCGTGCGGCTCTTCTCCGCTTCGCCGCAGGCAGAGAGAAACAAAGTACAGCTACGACGTAAGAAACCTCGCAACACCACTTAGGACAGGGTCTTGTGCACCTACAACCAACGCACGATCAGCGCTTTTGTTCCTCTGGAGGCTGTATCATGCCAAGATGATGATCTACGAGAACCCGTTACACGATGCCGTTCTTCCCGGGCCAGGCTCGCCGCCAGGCATGACGGCCTCCAAATCTTCCAAGTCGTCGTCGCTCAGCTCGCTCCCTTCGGATGATGACAGTGTGCTCGGAGATGTCGCCCACTTCGAGGATATTGGGCTCGACGATGGCCAGCCCGATCCGCGAACCGCATCCGACAAGCACATCAAGATGGCACCGCATCGCTACGgtccctccttctcctccgaTCTTCGCGCCGTTGCAAAGCGTCCGGCGTCAGCTTCGACTCCGCGGTTGCAGTACTCTCGTGAATCTTCAAGAAGCCGTCAGAATCGCGATGTCACGCCAGCGCTTAAATCCCGCCCGACTCTAACCCTGCAGAGCCAAACTCGCACCACAAATGGTCGCGACGCCAGCCTGGGGGTTCTCCCGGAGCCCGCCACACGCCCTCTCCCGTTTCGCACTCTTGGCCGACAACCCTCCCAGACATCCCTCAGCAGACACCGAAGTCCGAGCCCTAGCctatctctctctccccgAAATCCGAACATGATGATGAAACCACGGAGGAGTAGCTGGCAATCGAACAGAGAGCGCAAGACGGCGTTGGAATTGGAGATGGAGTGTGATGAGGACGACGGAGACGACATCCCCGAAGGTCTTGTGCTAGACAACGTTCCTATctcgccgaggccgccgtcgGAAAGGTCCAACAGCCGCCCACCATCCAAGGCGCCATCGCCGGAGCGACCGCCTAAGGAGCGAGTGCGCAGTATAGGAAACGGGACGCCCGCAGTTGCCGTGGCCCAGGGGTCGCTCCGCTCACCTACCTGGAAGTCGGAATCAGCGCTTTCAACCATGAGCTCGGCTGCTTCCAGCCGCGTCTCCAGCCCGGTGAGCTCGAGGGCCAAGGGCTGGTCCGCCGCGCTGGCTGAGCTGAATGCGGAAGCCAAGGCGCTGACCGAGAAGCTGGAGGAGCATGCCGAGAAGATGGAGCAGAAAGCGCAGCAACGGTCCAGCACCGGCTCCATGCCCAACACGAGAAGGTCATCAGACCCGGAGGTCAAGCCGAGAGTGAAGTCGGCGATGGCGGAGCTGCCTCCTTTGCGTCGGTCCAACATCATGATCGACCCTCTCCCGATAtccaaagaaaaggaggccGTTCTTTCGCGCACGCGCCCCTCGTGGCTCCCACCCAAAGACCCCGCGGAGGAGCGCCGCCACTTGAAGGAGTACCAGAAGATGATGGCGCAGAGCCTCGAAGCCGAACGTCGCCGTCAGGCCGCCAAACGCGCCCGCTCCGAGTGCCGCGATGTTGCCGCTGACAGCATCATGCACATTTGGGAACGCGAGATCATCCCTCGGTGGAATGAGGCCATTCGCGAGCGCAGGACCCGAGATATGTGGTGGAGAGGCATCGCGCCGCGCAGCCGGGGAGCTGTCTGGACCCGGGCGGTTGGAAATGAGCTCGGCCTTACCAAGACGTCGTTCGAGGCTGCATTGCGCCGCGCTCGGGAAGCCGAGACCAGAGCCAAGTCAGGACACGGAAGCGCGGAAGACATGCGCGCGGTGGCGTGGTTCAACGCCATCAGTGAGGACGTGCGGGAGCGCACATGGCCGGATTTGCGCATCTTCCAGCCGGGAGGGCCACTGCACCAGAGCTTGATCGATGTCCTGCGCGCACATGCAATGTACCGCAGCGACATCGGATATGTCCCAGGCTGCAATGTGggtttttttcccttctccTGCCTTGCACTGAACGTTGACCGAACAGAGCTGACACATCGCAGACCATCGCGGCCCTTCTGCTCCTCAACCTCCCGACACCGACAGATAGCTTCATCGCGCTCGCTAATATTCTTAACCGACCGCTTCCCCTCAGCTTCTATGCGTCGGACACCGGCGCCAAGAATTCGGCCTACAACCTCGTCCTGCACACTCTCCTCCAAAAGTCGTCCGCCCTCCACGACCACCTCACCAAACTCGCCGGTGCTGACCGCAACCTGGACGCCTTCCTCGAGAGCGTTTTCACTGGCCTCTTTACCCGCCACCTCGCCCTCGACGAGGTCACGCGCCTGTGGGACGTGTATGTGTTCGAGGGCGACGCGCTGCTCGTGCGCGCGGCCGTGGCGCTCCTGCTACAGCACGAGATGGCCCTGCTAGCAGCCGGATCCGTCGCCGAGGTGCAGGCCGTGCTGCTCGGCGGGTCGGTCGTGGTTGTCCCCGCGGCTCCCGCTTCTCCTTCGGCCGACGGCTCGGCCTCCACGGGCGGGGGCGCGCGCCTCTCGGTAatctcgccgccgcccaagAGCCCGCGCGTTGTGGGCGGACAGGGCGATGAGGAGAGGTGGATGACAGCCGTGCGGGAGGCGGGCAAAGTCTAAAATTTCCAGGGGCTTGACCTCGCTGGATGAGGCTCCTGTGGTTCGTTACGGTATAAAGCACAACGCAAAATGAAGTATACATACAGCGACAGAGTTGCGGCGTCTTAAAACAAA encodes:
- a CDS encoding delta-12 acyl-CoA desaturase (orthologue of Delta12 desaturase from Claviceps purpurea), whose translation is MAPATASSVPTANKPFLRRNVTSATLDSDSSTAVSPTDSPRQSPSTTSLSSLASDEVPPSKKYGKLIDTYGNEFEVPDFTIKDIRDAIPKHCYERSAVRSLGYVARDMLYLATTFYVWNKFVTPEYIPYQPLRFVLWGVYTFLQGLFGTGLWVLAHECGHGAFSPSQKLNNFVGWILHSALLVPYFSWQISHSKHHKATGNMERDMVFVPRTREQHATRIGRLAHELSELTEETPIHTFLHLLGQQLVGWWNYLLTNVTGHDNHERQREGRGKGKRNGWGGGVNHFDPRSPLYENKDIPYILLSDLGLIITISVLVYLGKTFGWFNMFVWYFLPYLWVNHWLVAITYLQHTDPSLPHYTESEWNFVRGAAATIDREFGFIGRHLLHGIIETHVLHHYVSTIPFYNADEATEAIKPVMGRHYRADTRDGPVGFLKAMWKSARMCQWVEPTEGAEGPAKGILFFRNHNGLGTAPAKMKPVSQ